A single region of the Solwaraspora sp. WMMD406 genome encodes:
- a CDS encoding pilin has product MKHNPSARPGAAASRRPGTRRRGRPAVPRLRRCSSPPARVGLLVLAAIAMMVAVVATPVAAYAAEPDLAVLAVESIDQVIENIRFWLVGILFSWASLCLTVGFLRYTSGEPGEVEKGKLALRSAAIGYAGALLAPLLVTIVGAWVA; this is encoded by the coding sequence ATGAAACACAACCCCTCTGCGCGTCCCGGGGCGGCGGCGAGCCGCCGCCCCGGGACGCGCAGGCGGGGACGGCCTGCCGTTCCTCGCCTGCGTCGATGCTCTTCTCCACCAGCTCGCGTGGGGCTACTGGTGCTTGCTGCGATCGCGATGATGGTCGCTGTCGTTGCCACGCCGGTTGCCGCGTACGCGGCTGAGCCTGACCTTGCTGTATTGGCCGTTGAGTCGATCGACCAAGTTATCGAAAACATCCGTTTCTGGCTGGTCGGAATCCTCTTCTCGTGGGCGTCCCTGTGCCTCACTGTGGGCTTCCTGCGTTACACCAGCGGTGAGCCCGGAGAGGTGGAGAAAGGCAAGCTCGCCCTTCGTAGCGCGGCAATCGGCTATGCGGGTGCCTTGCTCGCGCCGCTGCTGGTCACCATCGTCGGCGCGTGGGTGGCGTGA
- a CDS encoding DNA methyltransferase codes for MSEPRPPFPTIGSPNSESPYLDGSDLAALLAKGYLGSVWLTGQHPSRDLRRGRYTPESMTHPGKMLPTIPRYAIRTYTNPGDVVLDPMAGIGTTVIEAMHLGRHGVGVEYEAEWAAKAADNIRHTVKLGVPGRGEIFHGDSTALPSLLPASLHGQVSLVITSPPYGSSTHGHVRTPGPRRGRVRKLHHKYGRAENLAYRSHGELADGFTAILAGCRILLRPGGHVVVTARPYRRHGELIDIPGMVAAAGVNAGLELVEECIALICGVRDGVIIPRASFFQQKNIRDAIATGDPQWLVQHEDVVVLRAPLGDSNPDTRALAPPPTSAPGSSEPVGGAA; via the coding sequence ATGTCTGAGCCTCGTCCGCCGTTCCCGACCATCGGTTCCCCCAACTCCGAGTCTCCGTACCTCGACGGGTCCGACCTTGCGGCCCTGCTCGCCAAGGGCTACCTCGGCTCGGTCTGGCTCACCGGCCAACACCCGTCCCGCGACCTGCGACGCGGCCGATACACCCCAGAATCGATGACCCACCCCGGCAAGATGCTGCCGACCATCCCCCGGTACGCCATCCGCACCTACACCAACCCCGGCGACGTCGTCCTCGACCCCATGGCCGGCATCGGCACCACCGTCATCGAGGCCATGCACCTCGGCCGACACGGCGTCGGCGTCGAATACGAAGCCGAATGGGCCGCGAAGGCAGCGGACAACATCCGCCACACCGTCAAACTCGGGGTGCCGGGCCGGGGCGAGATATTCCACGGGGACTCCACCGCGCTGCCATCCCTGCTGCCAGCGAGCCTGCACGGTCAGGTCTCCCTCGTCATCACTTCACCGCCGTACGGGTCGTCCACCCACGGCCACGTCCGCACCCCCGGCCCGAGACGCGGCAGGGTCCGCAAGCTCCATCACAAATACGGTAGGGCGGAAAACCTCGCCTATCGCAGCCACGGAGAGTTGGCCGACGGGTTCACCGCGATCCTCGCCGGCTGCCGGATTTTGTTGCGGCCCGGCGGGCACGTCGTCGTCACCGCCCGGCCCTACCGCCGCCACGGCGAACTCATCGACATCCCCGGCATGGTCGCCGCAGCCGGCGTCAACGCCGGACTCGAACTGGTCGAGGAGTGCATCGCCCTCATCTGCGGCGTCCGCGACGGCGTGATCATCCCCCGGGCCTCCTTCTTCCAGCAGAAGAACATCCGCGACGCCATCGCCACTGGCGACCCGCAATGGCTGGTCCAGCACGAAGATGTGGTGGTCCTCCGCGCGCCGCTCGGTGATAGCAACCCCGACACGCGAGCACTCGCACCGCCGCCGACCAGCGCCCCAGGTAGCAGCGAGCCGGTCGGAGGTGCAGCATGA
- a CDS encoding site-specific DNA-methyltransferase produces the protein MSTSSHPTSAPQPSAPWWSVGPVTLHVGDAHDVLATMPDESVDCIVTSPPYWGLRSYDTGQWHDGQADCDHRLAPNLSGGQQRSCLECGAVWSDRQYGQEATIDGYVDHLVAVFDQARRVLHPQGTFWLNLGDSYASTGPRKAQPHGTNSVISGNYTHQKWTPGAVAGLPAKSLIGIPWRVALALQANNWILRNAAVWAKTNGQPSSAKDRLTTTYEMVFLFTRSPRYFFDLDAIRIPLKNPNDRRLRAPVSHGKPGDTKTRGHDRTRPPGKNPGDVWPYPTRAFKEAHFAAYPIEIPLRCIAAGCRPGGVVLDPFSGAATTGLAALQLGRCYIGIDLSSKYAAIAQRRLHPHVNRSELTGPAASSHDGVELTPALKPNPHEITPPLDTLAAQHGSTQSRPARTRTQTDRLDASAPHRVDRRAQAMPPGNAIPGGSVIDPRSQPDRDGERTSDPCPPYPHPTPGDVRPDTNVRRRSDDSDRPRPRLGSPGIGQR, from the coding sequence ATGAGCACCAGCAGCCACCCGACATCCGCGCCCCAGCCGTCGGCCCCGTGGTGGAGCGTCGGACCGGTCACCCTCCACGTCGGCGACGCACATGACGTGCTCGCCACGATGCCCGACGAATCAGTGGACTGCATCGTCACCTCACCGCCCTACTGGGGACTGCGCTCGTACGACACGGGTCAATGGCACGACGGCCAGGCCGACTGCGATCACCGTCTCGCCCCAAACCTGTCAGGTGGGCAGCAGCGCTCGTGTCTGGAATGCGGAGCAGTCTGGAGCGACCGCCAGTACGGCCAGGAAGCCACAATCGACGGCTACGTCGACCACCTCGTTGCCGTCTTCGACCAGGCCCGTCGTGTGCTCCACCCCCAGGGCACCTTTTGGCTCAACCTCGGCGATTCCTACGCCAGCACCGGCCCTCGCAAAGCCCAGCCCCACGGCACCAACAGCGTCATCAGCGGCAACTACACTCACCAGAAGTGGACCCCCGGAGCCGTTGCCGGGCTACCCGCCAAAAGCCTGATCGGCATCCCATGGCGAGTAGCACTCGCCCTCCAGGCCAACAACTGGATCTTGCGAAATGCGGCGGTCTGGGCAAAGACGAACGGGCAGCCCTCCTCGGCCAAGGACCGGCTGACCACCACCTACGAGATGGTTTTCCTCTTCACCAGAAGCCCTCGCTATTTCTTTGACCTCGACGCCATCCGCATCCCGCTGAAGAACCCCAACGACCGCAGGCTGCGTGCCCCGGTCAGCCACGGCAAGCCCGGCGACACGAAGACACGCGGCCATGACCGGACCCGACCACCCGGCAAGAACCCCGGCGATGTGTGGCCCTATCCCACACGGGCATTCAAGGAAGCCCACTTCGCGGCCTACCCGATCGAGATCCCGCTTCGGTGCATCGCAGCCGGATGCCGGCCCGGAGGCGTGGTACTTGACCCGTTCAGCGGTGCCGCCACGACCGGACTCGCCGCGCTACAACTCGGCCGCTGCTACATCGGCATCGACCTGAGCAGCAAGTACGCAGCGATAGCGCAACGCCGACTCCACCCCCACGTCAACCGATCCGAGCTGACTGGTCCTGCGGCGTCTAGCCACGACGGCGTCGAGCTGACGCCGGCCCTCAAACCGAACCCTCACGAGATCACGCCGCCCCTCGATACCCTGGCGGCCCAGCACGGCTCCACGCAGAGCCGGCCAGCACGCACCAGGACACAGACTGATCGGCTTGATGCCTCCGCCCCGCACCGCGTGGATCGACGCGCACAGGCGATGCCCCCCGGAAACGCCATTCCCGGCGGCAGCGTCATCGATCCCCGGTCCCAGCCGGACCGGGACGGTGAAAGGACATCCGATCCGTGCCCGCCCTATCCGCACCCCACGCCAGGGGACGTACGGCCCGACACCAATGTCCGCAGACGGTCCGACGATTCCGACAGGCCACGCCCGCGACTCGGCTCGCCTGGCATAGGTCAGCGATGA
- a CDS encoding helix-turn-helix domain-containing protein, translating into MSTPATAEWRPDPLLTIDDVAAWLGKPKNTLYAWHSRGKGPRAIRVGNTLRYRRSEVERWLDAHTDPER; encoded by the coding sequence ATGAGCACCCCGGCCACCGCCGAGTGGCGACCCGACCCTCTACTGACCATTGACGACGTAGCGGCATGGCTCGGCAAGCCGAAAAACACCCTGTACGCCTGGCACAGCCGAGGCAAGGGACCGCGCGCCATCCGCGTCGGCAACACCCTGCGCTACCGGCGCAGTGAGGTCGAACGCTGGCTCGACGCCCACACCGACCCGGAGCGCTGA
- a CDS encoding site-specific integrase: MGRPPLPIGTWGNIRTEKLGPNRYCARARFRDYDGSTRDVEATDTTGPAATRALKVKLRDRAAPNDDEITRETHISKLASLWLEEISAEERLAPQTISQYEVSVRVSVVPALGNLRIREASVGRIDKFLRKVAEDRPTAARLAKVVLTQMLALAVRRGALTTNPVRDTGRLRNPRRKVVALETEQLEGVRAAIQRWQQATPGKPGPRHTGDLGDIVDLMLATGARIGEILATRWEDLDLAAERPTLTICGTIVYLKGKGFFRQDWTKSYAGFRTVVLPRFAVGMLMARKLNAADNPHDAIFASRRGTWLSPQNVRRQWRQARADAGLEWVTPHTFRKTVATLIDKETDAKHAAAQLGHATEQVTKKHYIVKPALAPDSSGILEQLGAGQATIDPEHRDDAPGLTG, encoded by the coding sequence ATGGGCCGACCTCCACTACCCATCGGCACCTGGGGCAACATCCGCACCGAGAAACTCGGCCCCAACCGGTACTGCGCCCGAGCCCGATTCCGCGACTACGACGGCAGCACCCGCGACGTCGAGGCCACCGACACAACCGGCCCCGCCGCCACCCGGGCGCTCAAGGTCAAACTTCGTGACCGCGCCGCTCCCAACGACGACGAGATCACCAGGGAGACCCACATCAGCAAACTCGCCAGCCTGTGGCTCGAAGAGATCTCCGCAGAGGAGCGTCTCGCGCCTCAGACCATCAGCCAGTACGAAGTCAGCGTGCGTGTCTCAGTCGTACCCGCCCTGGGTAACCTTCGCATCCGGGAGGCCAGCGTCGGCCGGATCGACAAGTTCCTACGCAAGGTCGCCGAGGACCGTCCGACAGCCGCCCGGCTCGCGAAGGTCGTCCTCACGCAGATGCTCGCCCTGGCCGTACGCCGAGGCGCATTAACGACCAACCCAGTCCGCGACACCGGCCGACTACGCAACCCGCGCCGCAAAGTCGTCGCCCTGGAGACGGAACAGTTGGAGGGCGTCCGAGCGGCGATCCAGCGGTGGCAACAGGCCACCCCCGGTAAACCCGGACCTCGGCACACCGGCGATCTGGGCGACATCGTCGATCTCATGCTCGCCACCGGCGCCCGCATCGGGGAGATCCTGGCAACGCGCTGGGAGGACCTTGACCTGGCCGCCGAACGCCCGACACTGACCATCTGCGGCACGATCGTCTACCTCAAGGGCAAGGGCTTCTTCCGGCAGGACTGGACGAAATCCTACGCCGGCTTCCGAACGGTTGTCCTTCCTCGCTTCGCAGTCGGGATGCTGATGGCCCGCAAGCTCAACGCCGCCGACAACCCCCACGACGCGATCTTCGCCTCCCGGCGCGGCACTTGGCTATCTCCACAGAATGTACGTCGCCAGTGGCGTCAAGCCCGCGCCGACGCTGGCCTCGAATGGGTCACGCCGCACACCTTCCGCAAGACCGTCGCCACCCTGATCGACAAGGAGACTGACGCCAAGCACGCCGCTGCCCAGCTCGGGCACGCCACCGAGCAGGTTACGAAGAAGCACTACATCGTCAAACCTGCCCTCGCCCCAGACAGTTCCGGCATCCTTGAGCAACTCGGCGCCGGTCAGGCGACGATCGACCCCGAGCATCGCGACGATGCCCCAGGCCTGACCGGATAG
- a CDS encoding phage Gp37/Gp68 family protein — protein sequence MSDRSRIEWTEATWNPVTGCDRVSAGCDNCYALTLARRLKAMGAEKYQQDGDPRTSGPGFAVTIHPGSLDQPRRWRSPRTVFVNSMSDLFHAKVPTPFVRDVFQVMSDTPQHTYQVLTKRPMRAARIADQLPWPSNVWLGVSIEGMGVAKRADHLRRVPAAVRFLSCEPLLGPLDGFDLTGIDWVIAGGESGVNHRPMDIRWARGIRDGCLQAGVPFFFKQWGGRTPKSLGRDLDGQIWDQMPASTDLCQPRRVAR from the coding sequence ATGAGCGACCGGTCGCGGATCGAGTGGACCGAGGCCACGTGGAATCCGGTGACGGGATGCGACCGCGTTTCGGCAGGCTGCGACAACTGCTACGCCCTGACCCTCGCGAGACGGCTAAAGGCGATGGGCGCGGAAAAGTACCAACAAGACGGCGATCCGCGTACCTCTGGCCCAGGCTTTGCAGTCACGATCCATCCGGGATCGCTCGACCAACCCCGACGGTGGCGCTCCCCGCGAACCGTGTTCGTCAACTCGATGAGCGACCTGTTCCACGCGAAGGTGCCCACGCCGTTCGTCCGTGATGTCTTCCAGGTCATGTCTGACACTCCTCAGCACACGTACCAGGTGCTCACGAAGCGCCCGATGCGAGCCGCACGCATCGCCGACCAGCTTCCATGGCCGTCGAACGTATGGCTCGGGGTCTCGATTGAGGGCATGGGCGTCGCCAAACGCGCGGATCATCTGCGCCGCGTCCCTGCGGCGGTGAGATTCCTCTCATGCGAACCCTTGCTCGGGCCCCTCGACGGGTTCGACCTGACAGGGATCGACTGGGTGATTGCGGGCGGGGAGTCGGGCGTGAACCATCGACCGATGGACATCCGCTGGGCCCGGGGAATCCGCGATGGCTGCCTACAAGCGGGTGTGCCGTTCTTCTTCAAGCAGTGGGGAGGCCGCACACCTAAGTCCCTCGGACGTGACCTAGACGGGCAGATATGGGACCAGATGCCAGCGAGCACGGACTTGTGTCAGCCTCGACGCGTAGCGCGATAA
- a CDS encoding helicase C-terminal domain-containing protein gives MDFDFGEISSGTDLSAIHEPAALFDALPSKQQGLGYLRQVQAIVLERWSARRDETDLVVKMNTGTGKTIVGLLILQVSLHDGAGPALFLAPNPQLAERAVVEARRLGLTVVTDPANGKFRSCDAICITSLRVMFNGKTRFGLSDSESPMQVGSVVIDDAHSAITRLEEYSRVMIPPTDAAYEPLMQLFEDDLNAQSAATVMDIKAGERGAVMRIPFWAWQDKAAEVLKVLHPLRTTPTLEWVWPLIKDHLAACEATLTSDGIQISPPLPPTQKFPSFVDAKRRIYMTATLANDSALVTHFAADASTVARPVVPDSAADLGDRLVLVPQELVPDLSDYELRTAIASIAVTDNVVVLVPSWPRAREWSEVANETVSTSGDISAAVTRLQAGSVGLVVVVNQYDGIDLPDNACRVLVIDGLPQAASGSERREATALRESNTIITRQVQRFEQGMGRGVRSREDRCAVLVMDRRLVELISRPDVPSRLSPGTRAQLGLSRKVARSLEGRPDVTMAGVVDLIRKVVDGAEDFRAAARNALVSVTYETVPLTPAAVHQREAYDAAVRGDYEAAANAADAAVNAARGVMKDDRLGGWLAEKAAAYRHATDPARAQAVLAGATAYNSSILRPMSGLAFKPSRPTRRQAEAATQYLADRYTDGARLRVGVEALIADLAWDPGRTEEAEQAWTDLANHVGFSGQRPEKQIGRGSDVLWSDSDGNHLVIEVKSGAEVPLISKRDINQLGGSLRWAEQTLTGVTRIVPVIVHPSRTVERTGTPPAGTRCVDTESHSKLMASIRAYATALATDGQFRDPRAVQKQLVHLHLNGPEFATRYGAAVRVESS, from the coding sequence GTGGACTTTGACTTCGGCGAGATCTCATCCGGGACGGACCTGAGCGCGATCCACGAGCCGGCGGCATTGTTCGACGCGCTGCCAAGCAAGCAGCAGGGTTTGGGGTACCTGCGTCAGGTCCAGGCCATCGTCCTAGAACGATGGTCCGCGCGCCGTGACGAGACGGATCTGGTCGTCAAGATGAACACAGGCACCGGTAAGACCATCGTGGGTCTGCTCATTCTGCAGGTCAGCCTCCACGACGGCGCCGGGCCGGCGCTGTTCCTGGCACCTAACCCTCAGCTGGCTGAGCGTGCCGTGGTCGAAGCGCGCAGACTCGGTCTGACCGTTGTCACCGACCCGGCCAACGGCAAGTTCCGCTCGTGCGATGCAATCTGCATCACATCGCTGCGGGTCATGTTCAACGGCAAGACTAGGTTCGGGCTCTCTGACAGCGAATCGCCGATGCAAGTCGGATCGGTCGTCATCGACGACGCACACTCGGCGATCACCCGACTCGAGGAGTACAGCCGGGTCATGATCCCGCCGACGGATGCGGCTTACGAGCCGCTGATGCAGCTGTTCGAGGACGACCTAAACGCCCAGAGCGCAGCCACTGTGATGGACATCAAGGCTGGTGAGCGCGGAGCTGTAATGCGCATCCCGTTCTGGGCGTGGCAGGACAAGGCGGCCGAAGTCCTCAAGGTGCTGCACCCTCTGCGGACCACGCCGACCCTCGAGTGGGTCTGGCCGCTAATCAAGGACCACCTGGCCGCCTGCGAGGCGACGCTGACCAGCGACGGGATCCAGATCTCCCCGCCCCTACCGCCGACTCAGAAGTTCCCGAGCTTCGTCGATGCAAAGCGGCGCATCTACATGACGGCGACGCTCGCCAACGACTCCGCACTTGTCACGCACTTCGCCGCTGACGCCTCAACCGTCGCTCGTCCCGTCGTGCCCGACTCCGCTGCTGATCTCGGCGATCGTCTTGTACTCGTCCCTCAGGAACTTGTTCCTGACCTGTCCGACTACGAGCTGCGGACTGCGATCGCCTCGATCGCCGTCACCGACAACGTCGTGGTCCTCGTTCCGAGCTGGCCGCGAGCTCGGGAGTGGAGCGAGGTCGCGAATGAGACCGTGTCGACGTCCGGCGACATCTCTGCCGCCGTCACCCGCCTGCAGGCCGGGTCCGTCGGACTCGTCGTCGTCGTGAACCAGTACGACGGCATCGACCTACCGGACAACGCGTGCCGCGTCCTAGTAATCGACGGGCTGCCTCAGGCGGCGTCCGGGTCGGAACGCCGCGAGGCGACCGCGCTCCGGGAATCTAACACCATCATCACCCGGCAGGTCCAGCGCTTCGAGCAGGGCATGGGCCGCGGTGTTCGCTCGCGTGAAGATCGGTGTGCCGTCCTCGTCATGGACCGGCGCCTCGTCGAGCTGATCTCCCGCCCGGACGTCCCCAGCCGACTCTCCCCTGGTACACGCGCGCAGCTCGGCCTGTCCCGAAAGGTGGCCCGGAGCCTCGAGGGACGACCCGACGTGACGATGGCTGGCGTGGTCGACCTCATTCGGAAGGTCGTCGATGGAGCGGAGGACTTCCGAGCCGCTGCCCGCAACGCGCTCGTCTCGGTCACATACGAGACCGTCCCGCTGACCCCTGCGGCCGTGCACCAACGGGAGGCGTACGATGCCGCCGTGCGCGGTGACTACGAGGCAGCCGCGAATGCCGCAGACGCTGCAGTCAATGCCGCCCGGGGAGTGATGAAGGACGACCGGCTGGGTGGCTGGCTCGCGGAGAAGGCCGCCGCCTACCGACACGCCACCGACCCTGCACGAGCACAGGCCGTGCTCGCGGGCGCAACAGCATATAACTCCTCAATCCTTCGCCCAATGTCTGGTCTGGCCTTTAAGCCCTCACGCCCCACCCGTCGCCAAGCAGAGGCAGCCACCCAATACCTCGCCGATCGCTACACGGACGGCGCACGGCTCCGAGTAGGTGTCGAAGCCCTCATTGCCGACCTCGCCTGGGATCCCGGGAGAACCGAGGAGGCGGAGCAGGCGTGGACCGACCTGGCCAACCATGTGGGCTTCTCCGGTCAGCGGCCCGAGAAGCAAATTGGCCGAGGCAGTGATGTTCTCTGGTCGGACTCGGACGGCAACCACCTCGTCATCGAGGTCAAGAGTGGGGCCGAGGTGCCTCTCATCTCCAAGCGCGACATCAACCAGCTCGGCGGCTCACTGCGATGGGCCGAGCAGACGCTGACCGGTGTCACGCGGATCGTGCCGGTGATCGTCCACCCAAGTCGCACCGTCGAGCGCACCGGTACCCCGCCCGCAGGCACTCGCTGCGTGGACACCGAATCGCACTCCAAGCTGATGGCCTCAATCCGGGCGTACGCCACCGCGTTGGCGACCGACGGTCAGTTCCGTGACCCCCGGGCCGTTCAGAAGCAGCTCGTTCACCTGCACCTAAACGGTCCGGAGTTCGCCACGCGCTACGGGGCGGCTGTAAGGGTTGAGTCTTCATGA
- a CDS encoding IS4 family transposase codes for MVDQIAITRTVRVAAGVFAPGHLGELTQFLPFEMVDEVLAATRRTQQRIRLLPARVVVYLVLAGCLFAELGYGQVWRKLTAGLTGLDLTEPASGTLREARQRLGSTPLRALFDLLRGPAVTTATHAVRWRGLLVTAIDGTTMSVADAEAVRVRYRKQRGNHGGAGYPALRLSVLLTCGTRSIIDAVFAPLGTSELDQARSLARSLAAGMLLLADRNYAAADLIQTLAATRADLLIRCKNGRRLPVIRRYHDGSWLSTIGTVRVRVVDAEISVQTIDGVRTGGYRLITTLLDPRTHPAGELIKLYHRRWEVETAYLEIKSSILGGRVLRARTPDGIDQEVYALLVVYQILRNAMTDATDSRPGTGPDRASFTTALNAARDQVTHAAGVLADTVIDLVGAIGRAVLAHLLPERRIRVKTRMIKRSNSKYQARGPNVDRRSYKATIAIDIITNTC; via the coding sequence TTGGTCGATCAGATTGCCATAACTCGGACGGTGCGGGTAGCCGCAGGTGTGTTCGCGCCGGGTCATCTGGGTGAGTTGACCCAGTTCCTGCCCTTCGAGATGGTCGATGAGGTCCTTGCCGCGACCCGTCGTACCCAGCAGCGGATCCGGCTACTCCCGGCCCGGGTCGTGGTCTACCTCGTCCTCGCAGGCTGCTTGTTCGCCGAACTCGGCTACGGGCAGGTGTGGCGGAAACTGACCGCCGGTCTGACCGGGCTGGATCTGACCGAACCGGCCTCAGGCACGTTACGGGAGGCGCGTCAGCGGCTCGGGTCGACGCCGTTGCGGGCCCTGTTCGATCTGCTGCGCGGCCCGGCGGTCACCACGGCGACGCACGCCGTGCGGTGGCGGGGCCTGCTGGTGACAGCGATCGACGGGACCACGATGTCGGTCGCCGACGCCGAGGCGGTCCGGGTCCGTTACCGCAAACAACGGGGTAACCACGGCGGCGCGGGCTACCCGGCACTACGGCTGAGTGTCCTGCTGACCTGCGGCACCCGCTCGATCATCGACGCCGTGTTCGCTCCACTCGGCACCAGCGAACTCGACCAGGCCCGCTCCCTGGCCCGGAGCCTGGCCGCCGGGATGCTGCTGTTGGCCGACCGTAACTACGCCGCCGCCGACCTCATCCAGACACTCGCCGCCACCAGGGCCGACCTGCTGATCCGCTGCAAGAACGGCCGCCGCCTGCCGGTGATCCGCCGGTACCACGACGGATCCTGGCTGTCGACCATCGGCACGGTACGGGTGCGGGTCGTGGACGCTGAGATCAGCGTCCAGACCATCGACGGCGTCCGCACGGGCGGCTACCGGCTGATCACCACCCTGCTCGACCCACGCACCCACCCGGCCGGCGAACTGATAAAGCTGTACCACCGCCGGTGGGAGGTCGAAACCGCCTACCTGGAGATCAAATCCAGCATCCTCGGCGGCCGGGTCCTGCGCGCGCGTACTCCCGACGGCATCGACCAGGAGGTCTACGCCCTGCTGGTCGTCTACCAGATCCTGCGTAACGCCATGACCGACGCCACCGACAGCCGGCCCGGCACCGGCCCTGACCGGGCCAGCTTCACCACCGCCCTGAACGCCGCCCGCGACCAGGTCACCCACGCCGCCGGCGTCCTCGCCGACACCGTCATCGACCTGGTCGGCGCCATCGGTCGTGCGGTTCTGGCCCACCTGCTACCTGAGCGTCGGATCCGGGTGAAGACCCGCATGATCAAACGCTCGAACTCCAAGTACCAAGCCCGCGGACCCAACGTAGACCGACGCAGCTACAAAGCCACCATAGCCATCGATATAATCACAAACACTTGCTAA
- a CDS encoding three-Cys-motif partner protein TcmP, producing the protein MAQGGSLGDDKVIWEASPHTLAKHQVYKQYLSKWMPIMVHSWKGDVTYAEGFAGPGVYTGGEPGSPVIALKTLIGDPLIRTRARDLRFLFVEQNNKRAERLRQELEHAATPVPLNDLARYGIDLAVATGDYDPTLVDLLTRRNAWGRPMLVVLDTFGGSVKLDLVRRIALNPSSEVIITFEPQYFARFAGSERVRHGDTVFGDPDWRRVAEQPDSAKAEWVVAKYRSVLQEVGFPFVLTFELVNTRGHSLFLIFGTTHVRGLQKMKEAMWEVDPVHGVQYRDPADPDQQLLDIELEPVTAPLRRELLEHLRGEPEQTASVSDLRRFALYRTVYKESQVKPVLDPTPLG; encoded by the coding sequence ATGGCCCAGGGGGGTTCGCTGGGGGACGACAAGGTCATCTGGGAGGCGTCTCCGCATACGCTCGCCAAGCACCAAGTCTACAAGCAGTATCTCAGCAAGTGGATGCCGATCATGGTCCACAGCTGGAAGGGCGACGTTACATACGCCGAGGGATTCGCAGGCCCCGGTGTGTACACCGGTGGCGAGCCAGGTTCGCCTGTCATCGCGCTGAAGACCCTGATCGGGGACCCGCTGATCCGCACGCGTGCACGTGATTTGCGCTTCCTGTTCGTCGAGCAGAACAACAAGCGAGCCGAGCGTCTGCGCCAAGAGCTCGAACATGCGGCAACGCCCGTCCCGCTTAACGATCTGGCCCGGTACGGGATCGACTTGGCAGTCGCGACGGGTGACTACGACCCAACGCTCGTCGACTTGCTCACGAGACGCAACGCGTGGGGGCGGCCGATGCTCGTTGTGCTCGACACGTTTGGCGGCAGCGTCAAGCTCGACCTCGTGCGCAGGATCGCGCTGAATCCCTCTAGCGAGGTGATCATCACCTTCGAGCCGCAGTATTTCGCCCGGTTCGCCGGCTCAGAGAGGGTCCGGCACGGCGACACCGTGTTTGGCGACCCTGACTGGCGCCGGGTTGCTGAGCAGCCCGATTCCGCCAAGGCGGAGTGGGTGGTGGCCAAGTACCGCTCAGTGTTGCAGGAGGTGGGGTTCCCGTTCGTGCTGACGTTTGAGCTTGTCAACACCCGTGGACACTCCCTGTTTCTGATCTTCGGCACGACGCACGTGCGTGGCCTGCAGAAGATGAAGGAGGCGATGTGGGAGGTCGACCCGGTTCACGGCGTGCAGTACCGCGACCCCGCCGACCCCGACCAGCAGCTTCTCGACATTGAGCTCGAGCCCGTAACCGCTCCACTGCGACGAGAGTTGCTGGAGCACCTGCGCGGCGAGCCGGAGCAGACGGCCAGCGTCAGCGATCTTCGCCGGTTCGCGTTGTACCGGACGGTCTACAAGGAGAGCCAGGTCAAGCCCGTACTAGACCCAACGCCGCTCGGTTAG
- a CDS encoding DUF1707 domain-containing protein encodes MTIESGTRRSPDVTGGSTRSAVDTNPGDRRIGRPERDRTISLLSEAVSADYLTLAEFEERSHRAELARDRADLDALTRDLPPELLQRINRDKRRAKLSRAAMLGVRIHVGVYLAASVFMIALWLVIGLTAGAWYPWPVWPILGWGIGVLGHAVPVTLVARNQAAGRPTS; translated from the coding sequence ATGACCATCGAATCCGGCACCCGGCGGAGCCCGGACGTGACCGGCGGGTCGACGCGGTCGGCAGTCGACACCAACCCCGGCGACCGTCGCATCGGCCGGCCCGAACGGGACCGCACCATCTCGCTGCTCAGCGAGGCGGTCAGCGCCGACTACCTGACCCTCGCCGAGTTCGAGGAGCGCAGCCACCGGGCGGAGCTGGCCCGCGACCGCGCCGACCTCGACGCCCTCACCCGGGACCTGCCGCCGGAGCTGCTGCAGCGGATCAACCGAGACAAGCGCCGCGCCAAGCTGTCCCGGGCCGCCATGCTGGGAGTACGGATCCACGTCGGCGTCTACCTCGCCGCCTCGGTGTTCATGATCGCCCTCTGGCTGGTCATCGGCCTGACGGCGGGTGCGTGGTACCCGTGGCCGGTCTGGCCGATCCTCGGCTGGGGCATCGGCGTACTCGGGCACGCCGTACCGGTGACCCTGGTCGCCCGCAACCAGGCCGCCGGCCGACCGACCAGCTGA